Proteins encoded together in one Camelina sativa cultivar DH55 chromosome 9, Cs, whole genome shotgun sequence window:
- the LOC104713378 gene encoding putative UDP-glucuronate:xylan alpha-glucuronosyltransferase 3, producing the protein MIPSSSPMESRHRLSFSTEKTSRRRFQRIEKGVKFSTLKLVLICIMLGALFTIYRFRYPPLQIAETPTSFGVTTDPRYVASAEINWNHMSNLVDNYLFGRSEYQGIGLINLNDNEIDRFKEVMKSDCDHVALRLDYAAKNITWESLYPEWIDEVEEFEVPTCPSLPLIQVPGKPRIDLVIAKLPCDKSGKWSRDVARLHLQLAAARVAASSKGLHDVHVILVSDCFPIPNLFTGQELVARQGNIWLYKPSLHQLRQKLQLPVGSCELSVPLQAKDNFYSASAKKEAYATILHSAQFYVCGAIAAAQSIRMSGSTRDLVILVDDSISEYHKSGLQAAGWKIQMFQRIRNPNAVPNAYNEWNYSKFRLWQLTEYSKIIFIDADMLILRNIDFLFEFPEISAIGNNATLFNSGLMVVEPSNSTFQLLMDNINEVVSYNGGDQGYLNEIFTWWHRIPKHMNFLKHFWEGDEPEIKKMKTSLFGADPPILYVLHYLGYNKPWLCFRDYDCNWNVDIFQEFASDEAHKTWWRVHDAMPENLHKFCLLRSKQKAQLEWDRRQAEKGNYKDGHWKIKIKDERLKTCYEDFCFWESMLWHWGETNSTDNSSTTTTTSSPPHKPALSSL; encoded by the exons ATGATACCTTCCTCAAGTCCCATGGAGTCAAGACATCGTCTCTCCTTCTCCAC TGAGAAGACAAGTAGGaggagattccaaaggattgaaAAGGGTGTCAAGTTCTCTACTCTGAAACTTGTGTTGATTTGTATAATGCTTGGAGCTCTGTTCACGATCTACCGATTTCGTTATCCACCGCTACAAATTGCTGAAACTCCAACGAGTTTTGGTGTTACTACTGATCCTCGCTATGTAGCTTCAGCTGAGATCAACTGGAACCATATGTCAAATCTTGTTGACAACTACTTATTTGGTAGAAGCGAGTATCAAGGAATTGGGCTTATAAATCTTAATGATAACGAGATTGATCGATTCAAGGAGGTTATGAAATCTGACTGTGATCATGTAGCTTTGCGTCTAGACTATGCTGCAAAGAACATTACATGGGAATCTCTATACCCTGAATGGATTGACGAAGTAGAAGAATTCGAAGTCCCTACTTGTCCTTCTCTTCCTTTGATTCAAGTTCCTGGTAAGCCTCGGATTGATCTTGTCATTGCCAAGCTTCCGTGTGACAAATCAGGAAAATGGTCAAGAGATGTTGCTCGATTGCACTTACAACTCGCAGCAGCTCGAGTAGCGGCTTCTTCTAAAGGGCTTCATGATGTTCATGTGATTTTGGTATCTGATTGCTTTCCAATCCCGAATCTTTTTACCGGTCAAGAACTTGTTGCACGTCAAGGAAACATATGGCTGTATAAGCCTAGCCTTCACCAGTTACGACAAAAGTTACAGCTTCCTGTTGGTTCCTGTGAACTTTCTGTTCCTCTTCAAGCTAAAG ATAATTTCTACTCCGCAAGTGCAAAGAAAGAAGCTTATGCGACTATCTTGCACTCTGCTCAATTTTATGTCTGTGGAGCCATTGCAGCAGCGCAGAGCATTCGTATGTCAGGCTCTACTCGTGATCTGGTCATACTTGTCGATGATTCGATAAGTGAATACCATAAAAGTGGCTTGCAAGCTGCTGGATGGAAGATTCAAATGTTTCAAAGAATCAGGAACCCGAATGCTGTACCAAATGCATACAACGAATGGAACTACAGTAAGTTCCGTCTTTGGCAGTTGACTGAATACAGCAAGATCATCTTCATTGATGCAGACATGCTTATCCTTAGAAACATTGATTTCCTCTTCGAGTTCCCTGAGATATCAGCAATTGGAAACAATGCTACGCTCTTCAACTCCGGTCTAATGGTGGTTGAGCCATCTAATTCAACATTCCAGTTACTAATGGATAACATCAATGAAGTTGTGTCTTACAACGGAGGAGACCAAGGTTACCTTAACGAGATATTCACATGGTGGCACAGGATTCCGAAACACATGAATTTCTTGAAGCATTTCTGGGAAGGAGACGAACCTGAGATCAAGAAAATGAAGACGAGTCTATTTGGAGCTGATCCTCCGATCCTCTACGTTCTTCATTACCTAGGTTATAACAAACCTTGGTTATGCTTCAGAGACTATGATTGCAACTGGAATGTGGATATATTCCAGGAATTCGCAAGTGACGAAGCACATAAAACCTGGTGGAGAGTGCACGACGCAATGCCTGAGAATTTGCACAAGTTCTGTCTACTAAGATCGAAACAGAAGGCGCAACTTGAGTGGGATCGGAGACAAGCAGAGAAAGGGAATTACAAAGATGGACATTGGAAGATAAAGATCAAAGATGAGAGACTAAAGACTTGTTACGAAGATTTCTGTTTTTGGGAGAGTATGCTTTGGCATTGGGGTGAGACAAACTCTACTGATAATTCTTCGACAACCACCACCACTTCATCACCGCCGCATAAACCTGCTCTCTCTTCCCTGTGA
- the LOC109126589 gene encoding putative defensin-like protein 280 yields the protein MASIKHFFLLFICFSVLLTSGLADSPLHDCDPTFKTEDCNKECKRLGHPGGYCGPDRAEPLLSMCYCKDIKA from the exons ATGGCTTCAATCAAGCACTTCTTTCTCCTGTTTATTTGCTTTAGCGTTCTCTTAACCTCAG GATTGGCCGACTCTCCATTGCACGATTGCGATCCCACGTTCAAGACCGAAGATTGCAACAAAGAATGTAAGAGGCTTGGTCATCCGGGAGGCTATTGTGGACCTGATAGAGCCGAACCACTTTTAAGTATGTGCTATTGCAAAGATATAAAAGCTTAA
- the LOC104713379 gene encoding vacuolar protein sorting-associated protein 45 homolog — MVLVTSVRDYINRMLQDISGMKVLILDSETVSNVSIVYSQSELLQKEVFLVEMIDSISVSKESMSHLKAVYFIRPTSENIQKLRYQLANPRFGEYHLFFSNLLKDTQIHILADSDEQEVVQQVQEYYADFVAGDPYHFTLNMASNHLYMIPAVVDPSGLQRFSDRVVDGIAAVFLALKRRPVIRYQRTSDTAKRIAQETAKLMYQHESALFDFRRTESSPLLLVIDRRDDPVTPLLNQWTYQAMVHELIGLQDNKVDLKAIGSLSKDQQVEVVLSSEQDAFFKSNMYENFGDIGMNIKRMVDDFQQVAKSNQNIQTVEDMARFVDNYPEYKKMQGNVSKHVTLVTEMSKLVEARKLMMVSQTEQDLACNGGQGAAYEAVTDLLSNESVSDIDRLRLVMLYALRYEKENPVQLMQLFNKLASRSPKYKPGLVQFLLKQAGMEKRTGDLFGNRDLLNIARNMARGLKGVENVYTQHQPLLFQTMESITRGRLRDVDYPFVGDHFQQGRPQEVVIFMVGGTTYEESRSVALQNATNSGIRFILGGSAVLNSKRFLKDLEEAQRISRSGSHMV; from the exons ATGGTGCTGGTTACGTCCGTGCGTGATTACATCAATCGCATGCTTCAGGACATCTCCGGCATGAAGGTTCTCATACTCGACTCAGAAACG GTTAGCAATGTAAGCATTGTGTATTCACAGTCAGAGCTGCTTCAGAAAGAAGTTTTTCTTGTGGAGATGATAGATTCAATCTCTGTATCGAAAGAATCGATGTCGCATCTGAAAGCTGTTTATTTCATCCGTCCAACTTCAGAGAATATTCAGAAACTACGATACCAGCTTGCCAATCCTAGATTTGGAGAATACCATTTGT TTTTCTCCAATCTGTTAAAGGATACTCAGATTCATATTTTGGCTGATTCGGATGAGCAAGAAGTTGTACAGCAAGTTCAG GAGTATTATGCAGACTTTGTTGCTGGTGATCCATATCATTTCACATTGAATATGGCATCAAACCACCTTTATATGATCCCAGCCGTTGTTGATCCCTCTGGTTTGCAACGCTTCTCCGATCGTGTTGTTGATGGAATTGCGGCAGTGTTTCTTGCGTTGAAACGAAGACCTGTCATCAGATATCAGAGGACCTCTGATACTGCAAAAAGGATCGCACAGGAAACAGCT AAATTGATGTATCAGCATGAAAGCGCTCTTTTTGACTTTAGACGGACTGAAAGCTCTCCGCTGCTGCTTGTAATTGACAGAAGAGATGACCCGGTTACCCCATTGCTGAATCAGTGGACATACCAG GCAATGGTGCACGAGCTCATAGGACTTCAGGATAATAAAGTGGACTTGAAAGCCATTGGAAGTCTTTCAAAAGATCAGCAAGTG GAGGTGGTTCTATCATCAGAACAAGATGCATTTTTCAAATCTAACATGTATGAAAATTTTGGGGATATTGGAATGAACATCAAGCGAATGGTAGATGACTTTCAGCAGGTGGCAAAGAGTAACCAGAATATCCAGACAGTAG AGGACATGGCCAGATTTGTTGATAACTACCCTGAGTACAAAAAGATGCAAGGCAACGTCTCAAAGCATGTAACTCTGGTTACTGAAATGAGCAAGCTAGTTGAAGCAAGGAAACTGATGATGGTTTCACAAACAGAGCAGGATTTGGCTTGCAATGGTGGCCAAGGAGCTGCATATGAG GCAGTTACGGATCTCTTAAGTAATGAAAGTGTGTCTGACATCGACCGACTACGTTTGGTAATGCTGTATGCTTTGCGCTATGAGAAAGAAAATCCCGTTCAGTTGATGCAACTGTTCAATAAATTGGCTTCACGGTCTCCAAAGTACAAACCAGGG CTAGTTCAATTTCTCTTGAAACAAGCTGGTATGGAGAAGCGTACTGGTGATCTATTTGGAAATAGAGATCTTTTGAATATAGCGCGCAACATGGCTCGTGGACTTAAG GGCGTTGAGAATGTCTACACTCAACATCAGCCCCTTCTGTTTCAAACAATGGAGAGCATAACCAGAGGGAGATTACGAGATGTGGACTACCCATTTGTTGGAGATCATTTTCAACAGGGACG GCCACAAGAGGTGGTTATTTTCATGGTTGGTGGAACAACATATGAGGAATCGCGCTCTGTTGCACTACAAAATGCCACTAACTCCGGGATTCGATTTATTCTCGGTGGTAGCGCAGTACTTAATTCCAAGAG ATTTCTCAAGGACTTGGAAGAAGCACAAAGGATATCAAGATCAGGTAGCCATATGGTGTAA
- the LOC104713381 gene encoding uncharacterized protein LOC104713381 codes for MGSLGEEELEKLVLDYIESSPITVSDHTDKSSTALITLQEILGEKGQEEKNLEEKIESFLKRKRLSYEGDDEKRDVMKKIVSKLRSYGYDASFSKTSWDSSFDHLEGCRVFRCTRKYEYIDVMVKGDGDGDDIIQLRRVIVDLDFKSQFELAKQTKAYKDMTELLPRVFVATEERLRRVVSLVCGEMKKSMEKEGMSRPPWRTSRYMQSKWLPENRRRVSRCKKGSWSWSVFDDDGSEEARSWTVSGSGSKTKCCFPIF; via the exons ATGGGAAgtttaggagaagaagagttAGAGAAGCTTGTGCTCGATTATATCGAGTCATCTCCCATCACAGTCTCCGATCATACGGACAAGTCTTCAACAGCTCTTATCACTCTTCAG GAGATTCTTGGAGAAAAAGGACAAGAGGAGAAGAATCTTGAAGAGAAGATAGAGTCGTTTCTGAAGAGAAAAAGATTATCATACGAAGGAGACGACGAGAAGAGAGATGTAATGAAAAAGATTGTCTCTAAACTCAGATCTTACGGGTACGATGCTTCATTCTCCAAAACCTCATGGGACTCTTCTTTTGATCATCTTGAAG GGTGTAGAGTGTTTAGGTGCACGAGGAAGTATGAGTACATTGACGTCATGGTGAAGGGTGATGGCGACGGGGATGACATAATCCAGCTGAGACGTGTGATAGTTGATCTTGATTTCAAATCTCAGTTTGAGCTGGCGAAACAGACAAAAGCTTACAAAGACATGACTGAGTTGCTTCCGAGAGTGTTCGTGGCGACAGAGGAAAGACTCAGGAGAGTAGTTTCGTTGGTTTGTGGTGAGATGAAAAAGTCGATGGAGAAAGAAGGAATGTCTAGACCACCATGGAGGACTTCGAGGTACATGCAGTCCAAGTGGCTACCTGAGAATCGTCGAAGAGTCTCTAGGTGTAAGAAAGGGTCTTGGTCTTGGTCTgtgtttgatgatgatggtagtGAAGAAGCTAGGAGCTGGACAGTGAGTGGTAGTGGTTCCAAAACTAAGTGTTGTTTTCCTATTTTCTGA